One part of the Raphanus sativus cultivar WK10039 chromosome 7, ASM80110v3, whole genome shotgun sequence genome encodes these proteins:
- the LOC108816253 gene encoding CRIB domain-containing protein RIC4, producing the protein MRDRMERLVVLPFSVGCISDSSVDVLSPLSKHHHHHHHHSPQGIRDQEEEENMKNVFKFLAVSKPEISTGINRLFKSFKTISQLFAYKEEEESEEGETSGLMEIGAPTNVKHVSHIGWESSREWKDLIPPELLAAVAAKEDVINNTDLHPTL; encoded by the exons ATGAGAGATAGAATGGAGAGACTTGTGGTGCTTCCTTTCTCCGTCGGATGTATCTCGGACTCAAGTGTAGACGTTTTATCTCCTCTCTCtaagcatcatcatcatcaccaccaccattcTCCTCAAG gGATTCGTGACCAAGAGGAGGAAGAAAACATGAAGAATGTATTCAAGTTCCTAGCGGTATCTAAACCGGAGATTTCTACCGGTATAAACCGGCTTTTCAAGAGCTTCAAGACCATTTCTCAACTCTTTG cttacaaagaagaagaagagagtgaaGAAGGAGAGACATCAGGACTAATGGAGATAGGAGCTCCGACAAACGTAAAACATGTATCGCATATTGGTTGGGAAAGCAGTAGAGAATGGAAAGATCTCATACCGCCTGAGTTGCTCGCAGCCGTCGCTGCAAAAGAAGACGTTATTAATAATACTGATCTTCATCCAACTTTATAA
- the LOC108817227 gene encoding tyrosine-protein phosphatase DSP5 isoform X2: MGLLIVDDEDGEVLIPPTNFSMVEDGIYRSGFPQLENFAFLSTLNLKSIIYLCPEPYPEENLKFLQSNNIKLFQFGIQGKTMLETIQFSSTVSKESIGQAVLLDA, translated from the exons ATGGGTTTATTGATAGTGGACGATGAAGACGGCGAGGTTTTGATTCCGCCGACGAATTTCTCGATGGTGGAAGACGGAATATACCGATCTGGGTTTCCTCAGCTCGAGAATTTCGCTTTCTTATCGACCCTCAATCTTAAATCCATCAT TTATCTGTGTCCTGAACCATACCCTGAGGAGAATCTAAAGTTTCTCCAATCCAACAACATCAAGCTTTTCCAGTTCGGTATCCAAGGCAAAACG ATGTTAGAAACCATCCAATTCTCATCCACTGTAAGCAAGGAAAG CATAGGACAGGCTGTCTTGTTGGATGCCTGA
- the LOC108817227 gene encoding tyrosine-protein phosphatase DSP5 isoform X1, which produces MGLLIVDDEDGEVLIPPTNFSMVEDGIYRSGFPQLENFAFLSTLNLKSIIYLCPEPYPEENLKFLQSNNIKLFQFGIQGKTDPPTPMPKDTVLSALRVLVDVRNHPILIHCKQGKHRTGCLVGCLRKVQNWCLSSVLEEYQKCAGLKWRQRDLMFIEEFDVHGLRQCLYSIIYQYNGYGLKRRKLLYQEENVVQEQQHKPQATKGW; this is translated from the exons ATGGGTTTATTGATAGTGGACGATGAAGACGGCGAGGTTTTGATTCCGCCGACGAATTTCTCGATGGTGGAAGACGGAATATACCGATCTGGGTTTCCTCAGCTCGAGAATTTCGCTTTCTTATCGACCCTCAATCTTAAATCCATCAT TTATCTGTGTCCTGAACCATACCCTGAGGAGAATCTAAAGTTTCTCCAATCCAACAACATCAAGCTTTTCCAGTTCGGTATCCAAGGCAAAACG GATCCTCCAACTCCTATGCCAAAGGATACGGTCTTGAGTGCTCTTAGAGTACTTGTTG ATGTTAGAAACCATCCAATTCTCATCCACTGTAAGCAAGGAAAG CATAGGACAGGCTGTCTTGTTGGATGCCTGAGGAAGGTGCAGAACTGGTGCTTATCATCTGTTCTTGAGGAATACCAGAAGTGTGCGGGTTTGAAATGGAGacaaagagatttgatgttcATAGAGGAGTTCGATGTTCACGGGTTAAGGCAATGCCTGTACAGCATAATCTACCAGTACAATGGTTATGGTCTCAAGAGGAGAAAGTTGCTGTATCAAGAAGAGAATGTTGTCCAAGAACAACAGCATAAACCTCAAGCCACCAAAGGGTGGTGA